In Amaranthus tricolor cultivar Red isolate AtriRed21 chromosome 5, ASM2621246v1, whole genome shotgun sequence, a genomic segment contains:
- the LOC130813840 gene encoding probable acylpyruvase FAHD1, mitochondrial, translated as MSNLIEKGTKIIGVGRNYVDNNPAPMPKEPVLFLKPTSSYLANGGTIEIPASMEKVGVWYEAELAVVIGKKARDVSEADALDYVAGYAFGLDMTAKELQATIKASGLPWLLAKGLDTFTPISEMIPKSQVPDPHDLELWLKVDGELKQKGSTRDMIFKIPYLISHISSFMTLLEGDVILTGTPEGIGAVKAGQKITAGITGLVDVNFNAELRGIPVST; from the exons ATGTCTAATTTGATTGAGAAAGGGACTAAGATCATTGGTGTTGGTCGTAACTATGTCGACAACAACCCTGCTCCTATGCCCAAG GAACCAGTACTGTTTTTGAAGCCGACATCATCGTACTTAGCAAATGGAGGAACCATAGAGATTCCAGCATCAATGGAGAAAGTAGGAGTATGGTATGAAGCTGAGCTTGCTGTTGTTATTGGCAAGAAAGCTCGTGATGTTTCTGAAGCCGACGCCCTCGATTATGTTGCAG GTTATGCTTTTGGGCTTGATATGACTGCAAAGGAACTCCAAGCTACAATTAAG GCTTCTGGTCTTCCATGGCTTTTGGCTAAAGGACTAGACACATTCACACCCATCAGTGAAATG ATTCCGAAATCTCAAGTGCCTGATCCTCATGACTTGGAGTTGTGGCTTAAG GTTGATGGAGAATTAAAGCAGAAGGGATCAACAAGAGATATGATTTTCAAGATACCTTACCTTATCAGCCACATTAGCTCTTTCATGACCCTTCTTGAAGGAGATGTAATCCTTACAG GCACCCCAGAAGGAATTGGAGCAGTGAAAGCAGGTCAGAAAATAACAGCAGGTATAACAGGTCTGGTAGACGTTAATTTTAATGCTGAATTGCGGGGCATACCAGTAAGCACTTAA